Within Chlamydia pneumoniae TW-183, the genomic segment GCTGTCATCAAGGTAGACAGTTTGGCAAGTCAGAGAGTTCTTGGAGCCACAGGGAAACACTATAGATGGGCCTTAGCTTATAAATATGCCCCAGAGGAAGCAGAGACCCTTCTTGAGGATATTCTAGTTCAAGTAGGAAGAACGGGAGTTCTGACTCCTGTAGCTAAACTCACTCCTGTACTGTTGTCAGGGTCTTTAGTATCTAGAGCGTCTCTATACAATGAAGATGAGATTCATAGAAAAGACATCCGTATTGGTGATACCGTTTGTGTTGCTAAAGGTGGAGAGGTGATTCCAAAAGTAGTTCGGGTATGCAGAGAAAAACGTCCTGAAGGTTCTGAAGTTTGGAATATGCCTGAATTCTGCCCTGTCTGCCATAGTCACGTAGTTCGGGAAGAAGATAGAGTTTCTGTGCGTTGTGTCAATCCTGAGTGTGTTGCAGGAGCTATTGAAAAAATTCGTTTTTTTGTTGGTCGGGGAGCTTTAAATATCGATCATTTAGGGGTGAAGGTAATCACAAAGCTGTTTGAATTAGGGTTAGTGCACACGTGTGCGGACCTATTTCAGCTGACTACTGAAGATTTAATGCAAATTCCCGGGATACGGGAACGCTCTGCAAGAAATATTCTAGAGAGTATCGAGCAAGCTAAACATGTGGATCTAGATCGTTTTCTTGTTGCTCTGGGGATTCCTCTCATTGGAATTGGTGTTGCTACTGTACTAGCTGGCCACTTCGAGACTTTAGATCGGGTAATTTCCGCGACTTTTGAAGAACTTCTTTCACTAGAGGGTATTGGAGAGAAGGTGGCTCATGCTATTGCTGAGTATTTCTCAGACTCTACGCATCTTAACGAAATCAAGAAAATGCAGGATTTAGGAGTGTGTATATCTCCTTATCATAAATCAGGATCTACGTGTTTTGGCAAGGCTTTTGTGATCACAGGGACGTTAGAGGGAATGTCTCGGTTAGATGCAGAAACTGCTATCCGGAATTGTGGGGGTAAGGTAGGCTCCTCTGTCTCGAAACAGACCGATTACGTAGTTATGGGGAATAACCCAGGATCTAAATTAGAGAAGGCTAGGAAATTGGGAGTCTCTATCTTAGATCAAGAAGCCTTTACAAATCTAATTCATTTAGAATAATTTATTTTAAAATTTTCTTAATACATTAATTCTTATTTGTAAAAGTTTTATTTAAATTATT encodes:
- the ligA gene encoding NAD-dependent DNA ligase LigA, whose amino-acid sequence is MKEENSQAHYLALCRELEDHDYSYYVLHRPRISDYEYDMKLRKLLEIERSHPEWKVLWSPSTRLGDRPSGTFSVVSHKEPMLSIANSYSKEELSEFFSRVEKSLGTSPRYTVELKIDGIAVAIRYEDRVLVQALSRGNGKQGEDITSNIRTIRSLPLRLPEDAPEFIEVRGEVFFSYSTFQIINEKQQQLEKTIFANPRNAAGGTLKLLSPQEVAKRKLEISIYNLIAPGDNDSHYENLQRCLEWGFPVSGKPRLCSTPEEVISVLKTIETERASLPMEIDGAVIKVDSLASQRVLGATGKHYRWALAYKYAPEEAETLLEDILVQVGRTGVLTPVAKLTPVLLSGSLVSRASLYNEDEIHRKDIRIGDTVCVAKGGEVIPKVVRVCREKRPEGSEVWNMPEFCPVCHSHVVREEDRVSVRCVNPECVAGAIEKIRFFVGRGALNIDHLGVKVITKLFELGLVHTCADLFQLTTEDLMQIPGIRERSARNILESIEQAKHVDLDRFLVALGIPLIGIGVATVLAGHFETLDRVISATFEELLSLEGIGEKVAHAIAEYFSDSTHLNEIKKMQDLGVCISPYHKSGSTCFGKAFVITGTLEGMSRLDAETAIRNCGGKVGSSVSKQTDYVVMGNNPGSKLEKARKLGVSILDQEAFTNLIHLE